The Pseudomonas sp. FP2309 genome has a window encoding:
- a CDS encoding SCP2 domain-containing protein produces MLLQGLLASVEHGLNRVLRLDSTALARLAHLNGKVIAVDCTSPALQLFILPSDEGLLLASQWAADADCTLRAPASSLLHLALSRNKTAILHSADVALEGDSAVLMDLAAVLQDLELDWEYELSRWIGPVATQLISGHLRSRTRWYQQGFASLNQNLAEYLSEESRTLVGQREAQARFRELDKAKIDLERLEARFERLSRSLDPSDNA; encoded by the coding sequence ATGTTGCTGCAAGGCCTGCTCGCCAGCGTTGAACACGGCCTCAACCGTGTGTTGCGCCTGGACAGTACCGCCCTGGCGCGGCTCGCGCACCTAAACGGCAAGGTGATTGCCGTCGATTGCACCAGCCCCGCCTTGCAGCTGTTTATTCTGCCCAGCGATGAAGGCCTGCTGCTCGCCAGCCAATGGGCCGCCGACGCCGACTGCACGTTGCGCGCACCGGCATCGAGCCTGTTGCACCTGGCCCTGAGCCGCAACAAGACCGCCATTTTGCACAGCGCCGACGTGGCGCTGGAAGGCGACAGCGCGGTGCTGATGGACCTGGCCGCAGTGCTGCAAGACCTGGAACTGGATTGGGAATACGAGCTGTCACGCTGGATCGGCCCCGTCGCCACCCAACTGATCAGCGGGCACCTGCGCAGCCGCACGCGCTGGTACCAGCAAGGGTTCGCCAGCCTCAACCAGAACCTCGCCGAATACCTGAGCGAAGAATCGCGCACCCTGGTCGGGCAGCGGGAAGCGCAAGCGCGCTTTCGCGAACTCGACAAGGCCAAAATCGACCTGGAACGTCTCGAAGCTCGCTTCGAGCGCCTGAGCCGTTCCCTTGATCCAAGCGATAACGCATGA
- the ubiE gene encoding bifunctional demethylmenaquinone methyltransferase/2-methoxy-6-polyprenyl-1,4-benzoquinol methylase UbiE yields MTDQRKGSDAEPTTHFGFKNVPESQKAEKVAEVFHSVAAKYDLMNDVLSGGMHRLWKRFTIELSGVRTGNRVLDIAGGTGDLAAKFSKLVGPTGQVVLADINGSMLKVGRDRLLDKGVAGNIEFVQADAEKLPFPDNHFDCVTIAFGLRNVTHKEDAIRSMLRVLKPGGRLLVLEFSKPTNALMSKVYDTYSFAFMPLMGKLITNDAESYRYLAESIRMHPDQETLKSMMVEAGFDRVTYHNMTSGIVALHRGIKP; encoded by the coding sequence ATGACTGATCAGCGCAAAGGCAGCGATGCCGAACCCACCACTCACTTCGGCTTCAAGAACGTCCCGGAAAGCCAGAAAGCGGAAAAAGTCGCTGAGGTGTTCCACTCCGTCGCCGCCAAGTACGACCTGATGAACGACGTGCTCTCCGGCGGCATGCACCGTCTGTGGAAGCGCTTCACCATCGAGTTGTCGGGCGTACGCACCGGCAACCGCGTGCTGGACATCGCCGGCGGCACGGGCGACCTGGCGGCCAAGTTCTCCAAGCTCGTCGGCCCGACCGGCCAGGTCGTACTGGCGGACATCAACGGCTCGATGCTCAAGGTCGGTCGCGACCGCCTGCTCGACAAAGGCGTGGCGGGCAATATCGAGTTCGTCCAGGCCGACGCTGAAAAGCTGCCGTTCCCCGACAACCATTTCGACTGCGTGACCATCGCTTTCGGCCTGCGCAACGTCACCCACAAGGAAGACGCGATCCGCTCGATGCTGCGCGTGCTCAAGCCGGGTGGCCGCCTGTTGGTGCTGGAGTTCTCCAAGCCAACCAACGCGCTGATGTCCAAGGTCTACGACACCTACTCGTTCGCCTTCATGCCGTTGATGGGCAAGCTGATCACCAATGACGCCGAGAGCTACCGTTACCTGGCCGAATCGATCCGCATGCACCCCGACCAGGAAACCCTGAAGTCGATGATGGTCGAGGCGGGGTTCGACCGCGTGACCTATCACAACATGACCTCCGGCATTGTCGCCCTGCACCGCGGCATCAAGCCCTGA
- a CDS encoding polyhydroxyalkanoic acid system family protein, with product MARITVERAHSLGKEGARAKAEKLAHKLKEQYGLEPSWSGDTLNLKRSGVKGTVLVADDSLRIDVELGLLMSAMSGTIKSEIEKALDKALA from the coding sequence ATGGCCCGTATAACCGTTGAACGTGCACATTCCCTGGGTAAAGAAGGGGCGCGGGCAAAGGCCGAGAAGTTGGCGCATAAACTCAAGGAGCAATATGGCCTTGAGCCGTCGTGGTCTGGCGATACCCTGAATCTCAAACGCTCCGGGGTAAAAGGCACGGTATTAGTGGCCGATGATTCGCTGCGCATCGATGTGGAATTGGGCCTGCTGATGTCGGCCATGAGCGGCACTATCAAATCCGAAATCGAGAAGGCGCTGGATAAGGCGTTGGCGTGA